The DNA window TCTCTTTTAAATAGCTCTCCACTTAGCAGGGCCAGTAGTATGAATAGAAGTACCTTCTGTATCAACTGCAACAGTAACAGGCATATCTTTTACTTCAAACTCATAGATAGCTTCCATTCCCATCTCTTCAAATGCTAATACTTTTGCATC is part of the Arcobacter sp. CECT 8983 genome and encodes:
- a CDS encoding fumarate hydratase C-terminal domain-containing protein; this encodes DAKVLAFEEMGMEAIYEFEVKDMPVTVAVDTEGTSIHTTGPAKWRAI